The bacterium genome includes the window GTGACGAACAGCGGCGAGGATATCACGCCCAAAGATCTGGCGCTCACGGGAAAAGATTATTTCGCCGCCGGCGGACGCGACCGTCGCCGTGAGGAACGCGGACCGTCGTTGCCGTCGCTGCGGTTGGAAGAGCTTGAACGCATGGCCGTGACCATCGCCCTGGAACGGTCGAAATGGATTCAAAAAGACGCCGCCGAACTGCTGGGCATCTCTCCGCGCGCCCTGAATTATAAAGTCTCTCAACTCGGCATCGCTCATGCCGGCTGGCGGAAAAACGTCGTTTGAGCGCACGCAGGGATCGGATTTCATTACAAGAACGATACGGAATAACATGAGACGGTTTTTTTTTCTTTCCCTGTTTGTGTTGACGATTTCTTTTTCCGCCTCTGCCACAACCCTGCGGATCAGTTGGGACCCGGTGAATGAGGATAACCTGTTGGGTTATCGTGTGCACTGGGGTTTCTCCTCAAAGCAGTACACCTTCCATGCCGAAGCCGGCAACAACCCCTTCTACGAAATCAGCGAGGTTCGCAATGGAGTGCGCTATTACTGCGCAGTCACCGCTGTGGATCACTGGGGCAATGAGAGCCTGTTTTCAATGGAGACTTCCGCGATCATCGGCGATACCTCCGGCCACATCGAATTGCCGCAGCAGT containing:
- a CDS encoding T9SS type A sorting domain-containing protein, encoding MRRFFFLSLFVLTISFSASATTLRISWDPVNEDNLLGYRVHWGFSSKQYTFHAEAGNNPFYEISEVRNGVRYYCAVTAVDHWGNESLFSMETSAIIGDTSGHIELPQQWELLSGYPNPFHSGEVSYIELAAPEAAPFTLSVYNTLGQKVRTLYDGPGAAGRHVFVWDGRDDRQSPLPSSVYFYRFQTGWQYFTRTVSLIR